The nucleotide window TCGTTCCGGCTGGCCCAGCCCGCTGAAGAGGGCCGCCAGCTGAGCCTTATGCTCCTCGCTGAGGTCCGGCCGGACCGCCCCGGTTTCGTGAAGCACGCCCAAGACGTTCTCCAGGATGGTCCACCTTCCCTGCCCCAGCAGGGAGTCCACGACGTTGCCCCAGAGCCCGATGAGTTTTGTCAGCAATGCCGGGGATTTTTCCGAAGCCATGATGGCGGTGGCCATGTCCAGGACATAGAGCGTGGCGTCCCGCTTCGTTTCCGCGTCGATTTCCTTGGCCAACGCCGCGAGTTCCTCATCGGTGACTTCGTAACCGATGAGGTTGGACTTGAAGAGCCTCCTGCCGGTTTCGGCGCCGGCCGTCGCGCCGCCGGTCGCCGGGCTCGACTCCCGCGACGTGGTGCGGGCTCGTTCCCGGTCCAGCAACTCCCGCAACGTGGACTCGGACGACATGCCCGTGTCGAGAACCAGAAAGCCTTCGTGGCCGCCGGACGCCTTGGCCACCTCTTCCGCCGTCACCAGCGTGACCGTGGAGAGATTCTGGGACCACAGGCGTGTGACGATGTCGTCGTCCTCTGCCCCCGGTTCGTCGCCTCCCCAGAGGGAATCGAGAAAGTAGCTGAGTTCCTCCTGGGTCAGGCCTTGCAAGAGCGCGACTTCACGAACGCCGTCCGCATACAGTTTGAAGGCCATGCTCTCGCCGCCGCTGTCGGATTCCGGCTGGTAGACGATCTGGTCCCGGCACAGCAACGCCGAGCGTTGGACGAGGAAGGTCAGCTTGGCGTAACTGGAGAGGTGCGCGGAAATTTCTTCAAACAATTGTTGGGAAAATTTTTGGGCGACAGGATTGCTCGCCCCGTAGGTTCGGTTCGATTTGGCGGTCTTGTCCAGGAGTTTGAGAACGCGTTTGAGGGAGCCGATTTCGGGATCGTCCGAGGCCTTGGAGGCCATGGCCGCCGCCATCATTTCTTGCGCTCTTTGGAGATCGGACATATTCAGTACACCTATCCGTCATCCAGGCATTCGTCAAGAAAATCACTGTTCTTTTCCCGAGATTGCGCCGTGATCCGTCCGAGGTTGCGGTCGGGTTTGAGGAGCGGTAGACTCCGCCGGCGGAGGTCGGCATGGTGCGGCACATCATCTGCTTCGGAGATAGTCTGACGGCCGGCTTTCAATCGCCGACTCCCTCCCATCCGACCGGACGAGACACGCCGTACGGAGATTTTCTCCAGGAATGGCTGGGCGCGTCGAGTCTGGTCCGCGTGAGCGGTCACTGCGGAGAACTGACCAGCGAAATGGCCATGCGGTTTCGGCAAGATGTCCTGTCGCACCGTCCGGACTATGTGGTGATCCTCGGCGGCACCAACGACCTCGGGTGGAACGCCCAGCCGTCGGACATCATGGAGAACCTGCTCAAGATGTACGAACTTTCGCGCGCCGAGCGGGTGATTCCGGTGCCGGTCACGGTGCCGTCGATTCGGATCGCGGACGAGGGAGGCGCGCCGGCCGCCGCCTGGATCGAAGACCATCTGCAGCGGCGCCGGCAGCTGAACGAGTTGATCCGCGCGTATGCCGAGTCCAAAAAGCTCGCCGCGGTCGATCTGTTCGCCGCCACCGCGGAGCCCGAAACGGGACGGCTCGCGGCTCCCTACTCGAACGACGGGCTCCATCTGACGACGGCGGGATATCGACGGTTCGCGGAACTGCTGTTCGATCAGATCTTCGAGCCGGTCTGTCCGGGCGCGCCGGGGCGCGGAGCATGATCGACGAGGTCACGGATCGAACGTTCGATCACCTGGTAGAAGGCTCGCCGGTGCCCGTGCTGGTGGAGTTCTGGAAACCCGGCTGCGGAGGCTGTCGGGCCCTGCTGTGCCGGCTCGTCGAAGTCCAGGCTGAAACGGCGGGAAGGCTGCTCGTCGTCAAGATAAACGTGGAGGAGAACTACCAGATTCCGGCCGAGTTGGAGATCTCGTCGCTTCCGGCGCTGGCACTCTATCGCGGGGGTCGATTCGATCGATTTATCGGAGGGATCGGCACGAAGGAGGAAATTCTGAAGCAAGTGCTGAGTGCTGGGTACTGAGTGAAGCGTCTAGGCTGTCCGCCGGAACTCAGCACTCAGCACTGAGGACTCCGGCTCAAAGCGTGCGCCAGAGTCGTCCGTCTTCCTGGATCAGTCGGTCCGCTTCGACCGGTCCCCAGGTACCGGCCTGGTACTCCGGGAGCCAACGGGACCCTTGCTGTTGCCAACCCTCTAAGATGGTGGTGATCCAAGCCCAGGACGCTTCGACCGCATCGCGCCGCATGAACCGCGAGGCATCCCCCGTCATGACGTCGAGCAGTAACCGTTCGTAGGCTTCCGGCGAGGCTTGCCCGAACACTTCGCCGTACCGAAAGTCCATTTCTACGGGAAGGGTCTGCGCTCTTGTGCCCGGCACCCGTGAGACGATGCGGAGCGACAACCCTTCCTCCGGTTGAATCCGAAGCGCCAACACGTTCGGCGGCTGGGGGTGCCGCGCGTTGGCGTTGAACAGGATTTGAGGGATTTCCTTGAACTGGACCGCGACCTCGCTGGCCCGCAAGGGAAGCGCCTTGCCGGTCCGTAGATAAAACGGCACGCCGGACCAGCGCCAATTCTCGACAAAGCACTTGATGGCGACATAGGTTTCCGTCGTGCTGTTCGGATCGACCCCGTTCTCGCGGCGATAGCCCGGCACCGGCCGGCTGTGAATCGTTCCAGGCGCATACTGCGCGCGGACCGTGCAGCGCTCAAGGTCCTTGCCGACGATCGGGCGCAGGCAGCGGAGCACCTCCATCTTGGCGTTCCGGACCACGTCCGGATCGAGCGAGTACGGGGGTTCCATCGCGACCAAACAGAGCAGTTGCAGAATGTGGTTCTGCACCATGTCGCGCAAGGCTCCGGCTTCCTCATAGTAGGTGGCCCGAGAGCCGACTCCCTCCGTCTCACTGACCGTGATCTGCACATGGTCGATGTACTTGTGGTTCCAGATCGGCTCGAAAATGCTGTTGGCGAACCGCACGACCATGAGATTCTGCACGGTCTCCTTGCCGAGGTAGTGGTCGATCCGGAAGATCTGGGATTCGTCGAACACGCGGCCGGTCACGGCGTTGATCTCTTTGGCCGAGTTAAGGTCGCGACCCACCGGCTTCTCCACGATGATGCGGGAGTAGGGAGAGGACGGAGATGGAGGAGTGGCCAGCCCGGCTTGATCGAGCCCTTCGCAGACCGGCGTGAACGAACTGGGGGGGATGCTCAGGTAGAAGATGCGGTTTCCCGGCAGGCCGAACGTCTTTTCAAGTTCCTCGGCGCGCCGCTTCAGCTCGGTGAAAGTGTTGGGCGCTTCGTTCTCTCCGGCCAGATAGAAAAGGTGTTCGGCGAATGCCGCCCACTTCGCTTCGTCCAGGGCCTGCCGCGAAAATTTCGCGACTCCCTCCCGCAGCGATGCTCGGTATTCCTCGTCCGACATGGTCCGGCGGCCGAGCCCCAACACCGCAAACTTGGCCGGCAGCAGCCCGTCGAGGAGCAGATTGTACAAGGCCGGAATCAGCCGCCGCCGAGCCAGGTCTCCCGATCCGCCGAAGATGATCAGCGTGCAGGGGTCGGCGGGCGGCAGACTTTCCGGGTCCGGCTTGACGTCGAGTTTCTTGGCGACGGGTGGCATGGCGGGAATCACTTACCGTTTGACCGCGTGTCCGCCGAATGCGTTGCGCAGGGCCGCCAGCATCTTCTCGGCAAACGAGTCTTCCTGGCGGGATCGAAACCGGGTGAAGAGCGCGGCGGTCAGCGTCGGAACCGGCACCGCCTTTTCGACCGCATCCGCGATCATCCATCGCCCTTCGCCCGAATCCTGCACGAAGCCCTTGAGGTGTTCCAACTTGGGGTCTTCCTTGAGGGCTCCGGCGGCCAGCTCCAACAGCCAGGATCGGACGACGCTCCCTTGCATCCACAGGTCGGCAATGCGGGCCAGGTCCAGACGATAGTCGCTCTTCGACATCAGTTCGAACCCCTCGGCGTACCCCTGCATCATGCTGTACTCGATGCCGTTGTGCACCATTTTCACGTAATGGCCTGCGCCCGGGGCGCCCATGTGCGCCCATCCGTTCTCGGGGGCGAGCGTCGTGAAGATGGGCGCGAGGCGCTTGACCGCCGGTTCTTCTCCTCCCACCATCAAGCAGTATCCCACCTTTAGGCCCCACACACCGCCGCTGGTTCCGGCATCCACGTAGGCGATCCTCTTGCGCTTGAGTTCGTCGGCTCGGCGGACGTCGTCATGGAAGTGCGTATTGCCGCCGTCGATGATGGTGTCACCCGGTTTCAGGAGCGTTCCGAGCGTCTGGACCGTCTCCTCAGTCGCCGTCCCGGACGGCACCATGCACCAGACCGCTCTCGGCGCGTTCAATTGGGCGGCGAGGTCGGCGAGTGAGGCGGTGCCGATGCAGCCCTGCGCGGCGGCCTGGCCGACCAGATCGGCCGAACGATCATAAACGACCACCCGGTGTTGATCGCGGCGGAGACGGGTCACCATGTTCATCCCCATCTTGCCGAGTCCGATGAATCCCAGCTCCATGATCCTCTCCTTGTCGTGCCCGGGAGCGGTCGTCGAAGATCCGCTGCCCTGTCTGCCGCGCGGAGGTCCGCG belongs to Nitrospira sp. and includes:
- a CDS encoding HEAT repeat domain-containing protein — encoded protein: MSDLQRAQEMMAAAMASKASDDPEIGSLKRVLKLLDKTAKSNRTYGASNPVAQKFSQQLFEEISAHLSSYAKLTFLVQRSALLCRDQIVYQPESDSGGESMAFKLYADGVREVALLQGLTQEELSYFLDSLWGGDEPGAEDDDIVTRLWSQNLSTVTLVTAEEVAKASGGHEGFLVLDTGMSSESTLRELLDRERARTTSRESSPATGGATAGAETGRRLFKSNLIGYEVTDEELAALAKEIDAETKRDATLYVLDMATAIMASEKSPALLTKLIGLWGNVVDSLLGQGRWTILENVLGVLHETGAVRPDLSEEHKAQLAALFSGLGQPERLKAIESYLNRTTGADTEGLSTILLLMKPDAVQGICGLMAALESQAHQAIVAEVLLTLAKNHPEPLLRGLSDRRPGYVRNLITILIKLNNPRFIESIDKLVRYPDPQVRKEVIRAMSVFRPNGNGAKLVTFATDADESVRVTAFKLLMSGQYTAPFSLWSPIVSSEEFMERALSERRLIYHAIRATCGDEAIPHWSQLFTEWHFANRKKKEELALLAAEAMGKLGTPAAVAALELGQKKGATTVRQACTMALAHINKHRGKPPMAAAS
- a CDS encoding GDSL-type esterase/lipase family protein, which encodes MVRHIICFGDSLTAGFQSPTPSHPTGRDTPYGDFLQEWLGASSLVRVSGHCGELTSEMAMRFRQDVLSHRPDYVVILGGTNDLGWNAQPSDIMENLLKMYELSRAERVIPVPVTVPSIRIADEGGAPAAAWIEDHLQRRRQLNELIRAYAESKKLAAVDLFAATAEPETGRLAAPYSNDGLHLTTAGYRRFAELLFDQIFEPVCPGAPGRGA
- a CDS encoding thioredoxin domain-containing protein, with protein sequence MIDEVTDRTFDHLVEGSPVPVLVEFWKPGCGGCRALLCRLVEVQAETAGRLLVVKINVEENYQIPAELEISSLPALALYRGGRFDRFIGGIGTKEEILKQVLSAGY
- the zwf gene encoding glucose-6-phosphate dehydrogenase, producing MPPVAKKLDVKPDPESLPPADPCTLIIFGGSGDLARRRLIPALYNLLLDGLLPAKFAVLGLGRRTMSDEEYRASLREGVAKFSRQALDEAKWAAFAEHLFYLAGENEAPNTFTELKRRAEELEKTFGLPGNRIFYLSIPPSSFTPVCEGLDQAGLATPPSPSSPYSRIIVEKPVGRDLNSAKEINAVTGRVFDESQIFRIDHYLGKETVQNLMVVRFANSIFEPIWNHKYIDHVQITVSETEGVGSRATYYEEAGALRDMVQNHILQLLCLVAMEPPYSLDPDVVRNAKMEVLRCLRPIVGKDLERCTVRAQYAPGTIHSRPVPGYRRENGVDPNSTTETYVAIKCFVENWRWSGVPFYLRTGKALPLRASEVAVQFKEIPQILFNANARHPQPPNVLALRIQPEEGLSLRIVSRVPGTRAQTLPVEMDFRYGEVFGQASPEAYERLLLDVMTGDASRFMRRDAVEASWAWITTILEGWQQQGSRWLPEYQAGTWGPVEADRLIQEDGRLWRTL
- the gnd gene encoding decarboxylating 6-phosphogluconate dehydrogenase — translated: MELGFIGLGKMGMNMVTRLRRDQHRVVVYDRSADLVGQAAAQGCIGTASLADLAAQLNAPRAVWCMVPSGTATEETVQTLGTLLKPGDTIIDGGNTHFHDDVRRADELKRKRIAYVDAGTSGGVWGLKVGYCLMVGGEEPAVKRLAPIFTTLAPENGWAHMGAPGAGHYVKMVHNGIEYSMMQGYAEGFELMSKSDYRLDLARIADLWMQGSVVRSWLLELAAGALKEDPKLEHLKGFVQDSGEGRWMIADAVEKAVPVPTLTAALFTRFRSRQEDSFAEKMLAALRNAFGGHAVKR